CTGATCCATAATATCAATGACATCAGAAAGCATATCTTGTGACTCGTGTACAACATCGTCAATCGTGCTCTCCCCTCTCGCGATATCGTCCATGTCCTTTTCGAGGTGCGACGTCATTTTGCTGTCCGTGATCATGTTCGCGTATTTCTCGAGGGCTTCTGCCACGGCAATTCCTGCTGGTGTCGGTATGAGATTATTGCCTCTCACATAATTTCGTTCATACAGCTTCTGGATGATCTCGTGTCTTGTGCTTTTAGTCCCCAATCCAAGGCGCTCCATTTCCTGGATGAGCGTACCTTGAGTATACCTCGGTGGCGGTTGTGTGAGTTTCTTGATTGATTCGACGCTCAGGACTTCGACTTTGTCTCCCACACTTAAATCCGGGATTTCGACTTCAGAGATTCTATAATATGGATAGTATTTCCTCCAGCCAAGATTAATCAACTTATATCCATCGGCGGTGAATATTTCTCCATTTATAGAGACCGCGCAATTATTGACTCTAACCTTCGCTGGCGGCGCAAGGGTTGCCAAGAACCGGCGCACCACGAGCTCGTAGATCTTCCACTTCTCCCCTTTCAATGTTCCTCTCGAAGCGACCTCGGTGGGATAAATTGGTGGGTGATCGGTCGCTTCGATCTTTCCTCTTGACGGAATTATCCGATCCTGGGCGAGTATTTCCTCTACTTCCTTTTTAAACTCAGATTCTCTCAACTTTTCGAGAACGCCCTTCAAATACAGGGATTTTGGGTAGACGGTATTATCTGTACGCGGATATGAGATGTAACCAGAAGTGTAAAGGTCCTCAGCGATGCTCATCGCCCTACTCGCCGGAATACCTAGTCTATTTGCCTCGGCGAGAAAATTCGTCGTGTTGAATGGCGCCGGAGGATATTCATCTCTTTCATTTGCCTCATACTGGATGACCTCACCTAATCCTATGTCCTTACATTTAGAAAGGACATTTTTCGCATCGCTCTCTTCCCAGAAAGGGTTCTTTTGATGTCCTCCAGCGAACTCGGCATTATTGTGTCTCAGCTTGGCGGTGACATCCCAGTAAGGTTTCGGGACGAATTCTTCGATCTGTTTGTGCCTGTCGACGATGAGGCTTAACGTCGGGCTCTGCACACGGCCCACAGAGAGGAAATTTTTTCCCATCTGATGTGTCGCTTTTGAGATGAAGCGGGTGAGTGTTGCGCCCCATGCGAGATCGATGATTTGTCTGCACTCGGCAGATTCTGCGAGCTTTTCGTCTGGAGTGGTGAGCGAAGAAAAGGCCGCTTCGATCTCATTCTTTGTCAACGCACTGAACCTCGCCCTCTTCACTTTCTTCGGGTCTATGGAGAGCATCTTTACGGTTTCAAGGCCGATAAGTTCGCCCTCTCTGTCATAGTCGGTCGCGATGATGACCTGGTCTATATCATTTGAGAGTTCTTTGAGAGCTGCCAGAATATTCCTTGCGATGACCCTTTTCTCAGGAGTGGCATAGACGAGGTCTTTGGGATCGACTTTCCGCCAATCGTTGAGTTCTCTTGGATAATCCAGTTCAAGGATGTGACCGCGCAAACCCACGATGTCGATTTCCTGACCATCTCTTTCAATATGGAAAACTGGAACACCGTGTAGATTTTTCCTCTTATAGGACCCCTTCCCGAGGATCGTAGCAATGCGAGCGGCTGCGTTAGCCTTTTCAGAGATCACGAGTATTCTCATTCGTTCTTCGCCCAATGAGAACTCTATATAAAATTATATGTTCGTGTTAAAAATTGCGCTTAGTTAGATCGAGAACCCTCGAATCCTTTATTTTGAAAGTAGAGATCGCCGAAATCGCTCAATGTTCTTCGCCTTCAGTACCGAAACGCCCTGCAGTCATTGCCAGCTTGCCGTGCAGAACGCCACGAACACTACAGAGTTCATCTGCGAGTTTCTTGATGTTCTTTACCTTTCCGCTGACCACGAGAACCTCCAGGCACCTATGCGCGTCCAAATGGATGTGCATTGACGAGGATATTTGCGTATGATGGGCGTGTTGGATCTCTAATAATTTCTCTCTCACGCCACCCTTCTCATGGTCGTAGACGAGTGTAATGGTGCCGAATGCTTCCGAATTTTCATCAGCCCAGATCTCCTCCACGAGTGCGTTCCTGATCAGATCCCTGATCGCCTCGGACCGCGTGGTATACCCCTTTTCCCGAATCAATTCATCGAATTTTTCCAGTAGTTCTGGTTCGAGCGATACTCCGATCCTCGTGACGTTGTCCATAGCAATTATAAGAGATTGCCTTTTGAATCTTAAGACATTTTCTATTCTTCGTTACTCGAGCGTCTAATCCTTTTCAGGTAAAGCCCCCTGTCGTATAAGCACCGGATCGACTTGATCGCTCTCGTCAGTGAACTGTATGCCGGTATTCTTTTTTCTTCGAAGCGACGGAGCATAGGTCTCGGTACACTTCCGCCTATGCAACAGACTACGGTCGGTTTCCCTCCTTTCTTGATCTTCTCTTCAGCGATGTCGACTAGGCGGTTTGTTATGAGGGGCGGCTGAAGCTGGAGGAGCAGCATGACCACATCGACATCTTTTTCTCTCTGGATGATCTCCAAGACCTCACCGTACATTTCGTCCGTCACACTGCCTGTGAGGTCGATAGGGTTTTCAACGGAAGCAAAATACTGTGTCCTCTCTCTGATCGCTTTCTTGCCTTCATCGCTTATCTCCGCAAGCCTCATGCCCACTCCTTTTTCCTTAGATTCGATGTAGTCGGTAGCAATGACGCCGAAACCGCCCGTGCTGCTGACGATCGCAATTCTATCTCCGTCGATGTGGTCGAGATAAGCGAGGGCTTTTGCCATGTCTAGCAGCTCGATTTCATCGTAAGCCCTCTGGACTCCGATTTGTTTGAAGATCCCGCTTACCAAAGCGTCTGACCCACTCGCTATTGCCCCAGTGTGGGATGATGCCGCTTTAGCTCCTTTTTCAGTGCTACCTACCTTAATCGCAACGATCGGCTTCTTTGGTGTAATTTTCCTGCAGATTTCAACGAACTTCTGTCCGTCTGAAAAAGATTCGAGATACATCGCGATCGATTTTGTACGATCATCCTTTGCGAAATACTCGAGATAGTCATTCTCGTTGAGATCAACCTTGTTACCAAGGCCAACACATGCTCTGATCCCGATGCCGGCATCCTCGGCCATTTCATAGATACCGCACATGATAGAACCGCTTTGCGAGATCACAGTGATATCGCCATCACCAGGCCTCGGGCTTCGTTCTTTCGGAACGAAGAGTGTGTCAAGCTTGTTGGCGGTGACAATGATTCCGAGAGTGTTCGGCCCTACCAGTCTGGTTCCTGTTCCCTTTATGATGTCGGCGATTTGTCTTTCCAGGATTTTACCTTCTTCTCCGATCTCCCCAAAACCAGCCGCTACGGAAATCACGAAGGGAATCCCCTTTTCCACACATTCTTTCATGATCGGTGGCGTGATCTTTGCAGAAACAGCGAGAACCGCCAGATCTACTGTTTCCGGTAGGTCTTTTACACTCTTATAGACCTTGAAACCATTGATGACGCTTTCGTTTGGGTTGACAAGATATAATCTAAAATTCCCATTCATCAGGTTGATCAGGATTGTGTTTCCGATCTTTCCTGGATGACCAGAAGCGCCGACTATTGCGACGCTTTTTGGGTTGAATAATGCATCCAACTGGCTAACCATCGTGCCCTTGAACGGAACTCATGCTTAAATCTTTTTCATCAATTTTTATTTATCCATATGAATATGCCAAACTGCGGCATCTAAACAAATGAATTCTAGCAAGTTTCAAATTGAAATTCGAAAATGAGAAGAAATTAATAAACGAGTCCAACCTACGCAGAATGTGAATCGCGATGGCTTGGGAAATTGAACTCCTAAACTCTCTCCAGGGCATTCTGGGTGAGAATCTTCGGGGTCGGAGCGACATAGCAGTATCATTCTCCGGAGGACTGGATAGCAGCATTCTTGCAGCGATTGCATCGGAATATTGCACCCCACATCTTTACACAGTTGGCATTGAGGACTCACATGATATTTCCGTGGCTAGAATCACATCAGAAAAATTGGGGTTACCATGGGAGAAAATTGTCCTGACCGAGGAAGACATTATCAACGCTGTCCCGCGATTGGCAGCGATAATTTCCGATCTCAACCCCCTTGTTCTCTCCTACGAACTCCCCCTGTATTTTGTCGCCTTAAATGCTAAAGAATCACTCTTAATAAACGGGCAAGGAGCCGATGAGTTGTTTGGAGGTTACAAGAAATATGAGCTTCTTTCATTTGATGAAAGGGTAAAGTCGATGGATGAAGATTTGAAAAAGCTGCTCGATAAGGGAATGAATTTAGAAAGAAAAATCGCAGCGCATTTCGGTAAAGCGATCTTGCATCCATTTCTCAATCCACAATTCATCGATCTTGCGCGGAGCATCCCTGTCGAAGAAAGGATGAGAGGTGGTATCAGAAAAGGGCTTCTAAGAAACGTCGCGAGGGCTCTCGCCCTCAATGAAATCGCTGATTATGAAAAGAAGGCGGCACAATATGGCTCGGGTATTATGAGGGTTTTGAAGAACGCCGCTCGGAAACGCAAGCTTCATTTAAATGAATACGTTCAGCAGCTCGTGACATTAGGTGATCGCTGAGCGCGATCTTTAGTGGCGGGATAGGATGTCTTACCAAGAAACATTGAACTGGCTTTTCAGCCTCGAAAACATGGGTATCAAGCTTGGCCTTGAGAACACGATCGAACTTTTGAAGCGGCTTGGTGATCCTCATCTTAGGTTCAGGTCTGTTCACATCGCCGGCACGAAGGGAAAAGGATCCGTTTGTGCAATGATCTCATCGATTCTTCAGGAAGCCGGATACAAGGTCGGATTATATACCTCTCCGCACCTTGTCGACTTTCGTGAGAGAATCCAGATCAATCGAA
This window of the Methanomassiliicoccales archaeon genome carries:
- a CDS encoding DNA topoisomerase I, which produces MGEERMRILVISEKANAAARIATILGKGSYKRKNLHGVPVFHIERDGQEIDIVGLRGHILELDYPRELNDWRKVDPKDLVYATPEKRVIARNILAALKELSNDIDQVIIATDYDREGELIGLETVKMLSIDPKKVKRARFSALTKNEIEAAFSSLTTPDEKLAESAECRQIIDLAWGATLTRFISKATHQMGKNFLSVGRVQSPTLSLIVDRHKQIEEFVPKPYWDVTAKLRHNNAEFAGGHQKNPFWEESDAKNVLSKCKDIGLGEVIQYEANERDEYPPAPFNTTNFLAEANRLGIPASRAMSIAEDLYTSGYISYPRTDNTVYPKSLYLKGVLEKLRESEFKKEVEEILAQDRIIPSRGKIEATDHPPIYPTEVASRGTLKGEKWKIYELVVRRFLATLAPPAKVRVNNCAVSINGEIFTADGYKLINLGWRKYYPYYRISEVEIPDLSVGDKVEVLSVESIKKLTQPPPRYTQGTLIQEMERLGLGTKSTRHEIIQKLYERNYVRGNNLIPTPAGIAVAEALEKYANMITDSKMTSHLEKDMDDIARGESTIDDVVHESQDMLSDVIDIMDQ
- the nikR gene encoding nickel-responsive transcriptional regulator NikR yields the protein MDNVTRIGVSLEPELLEKFDELIREKGYTTRSEAIRDLIRNALVEEIWADENSEAFGTITLVYDHEKGGVREKLLEIQHAHHTQISSSMHIHLDAHRCLEVLVVSGKVKNIKKLADELCSVRGVLHGKLAMTAGRFGTEGEEH
- a CDS encoding CoA-binding protein, coding for MVSQLDALFNPKSVAIVGASGHPGKIGNTILINLMNGNFRLYLVNPNESVINGFKVYKSVKDLPETVDLAVLAVSAKITPPIMKECVEKGIPFVISVAAGFGEIGEEGKILERQIADIIKGTGTRLVGPNTLGIIVTANKLDTLFVPKERSPRPGDGDITVISQSGSIMCGIYEMAEDAGIGIRACVGLGNKVDLNENDYLEYFAKDDRTKSIAMYLESFSDGQKFVEICRKITPKKPIVAIKVGSTEKGAKAASSHTGAIASGSDALVSGIFKQIGVQRAYDEIELLDMAKALAYLDHIDGDRIAIVSSTGGFGVIATDYIESKEKGVGMRLAEISDEGKKAIRERTQYFASVENPIDLTGSVTDEMYGEVLEIIQREKDVDVVMLLLQLQPPLITNRLVDIAEEKIKKGGKPTVVCCIGGSVPRPMLRRFEEKRIPAYSSLTRAIKSIRCLYDRGLYLKRIRRSSNEE
- a CDS encoding asparagine synthase-related protein; this translates as MAWEIELLNSLQGILGENLRGRSDIAVSFSGGLDSSILAAIASEYCTPHLYTVGIEDSHDISVARITSEKLGLPWEKIVLTEEDIINAVPRLAAIISDLNPLVLSYELPLYFVALNAKESLLINGQGADELFGGYKKYELLSFDERVKSMDEDLKKLLDKGMNLERKIAAHFGKAILHPFLNPQFIDLARSIPVEERMRGGIRKGLLRNVARALALNEIADYEKKAAQYGSGIMRVLKNAARKRKLHLNEYVQQLVTLGDR